In Limisalsivibrio acetivorans, one genomic interval encodes:
- a CDS encoding PhnD/SsuA/transferrin family substrate-binding protein, with protein MNHIKKINLILVTFILFIIVLSNKSYAKRIYHYAPLPTESSKSTISKNMGLIQSIRKILNAEVEIVYHKNYDNIINEFSRGNIDIAYLGPLPVIKLQQNTHTSEPVLLFKNNNGNARYRCTLCSPLDGVSDRDALRTIRPVRVALTQESSTCGPLSTFWLLRDYGIKIEDSIHDYLCSHESVALSLVRGEFDVGGIKDTTAERFKELGLNIIASTPPLPGFALVVNTGTMEAEAIDTLVNGLLKLDEDERKHWDIGRYGFEAVDNGSYDNLSFMLEMGE; from the coding sequence ATGAATCATATAAAGAAAATAAATCTTATTCTGGTTACTTTCATATTATTTATTATAGTGCTAAGCAACAAATCATACGCTAAGAGAATATATCATTACGCTCCTTTACCCACAGAGAGTTCAAAAAGTACAATATCTAAGAATATGGGTCTTATTCAGAGTATTCGTAAAATATTGAACGCAGAAGTTGAAATTGTTTACCATAAAAACTATGACAATATAATTAATGAATTCTCCAGGGGTAATATAGATATAGCCTACCTTGGCCCTCTCCCTGTTATTAAGCTGCAGCAGAATACACATACTTCGGAGCCGGTTCTTCTATTCAAAAACAATAATGGTAATGCAAGGTATCGCTGTACATTGTGCTCACCTTTAGACGGTGTTTCCGACAGGGATGCGCTGCGTACAATTAGGCCTGTACGAGTTGCACTCACTCAAGAATCTTCAACATGCGGTCCACTAAGTACCTTTTGGCTTCTAAGAGACTATGGTATCAAAATTGAAGACTCTATACACGATTATTTATGCAGTCATGAGAGCGTGGCTCTCTCGCTTGTTCGTGGTGAATTTGACGTTGGTGGGATAAAGGACACGACAGCTGAAAGATTCAAAGAACTGGGTCTAAATATTATTGCATCGACACCGCCATTGCCAGGTTTTGCGTTAGTTGTAAATACAGGGACAATGGAGGCGGAGGCGATTGATACTTTGGTTAACGGACTACTGAAGCTGGATGAAGATGAGCGTAAGCATTGGGATATTGGAAGGTATGGTTTTGAAGCTGTTGATAATGGTTCATACGACAACCTTAGTTTTATGCTTGAAATGGGTGAATAA
- a CDS encoding PAS domain-containing sensor histidine kinase: MKNNSKIQELLSERQSGAVMVKSGSKSYIVTLTSVNDVEGKNAGYLVGYETSEILASMNQSYSVSLWVGIVSCVIASMLIFEYLRNREEKNRERKRIEDIYETMDDALYLMNKEGRIVYANKSMEQMLGFSKDELLGSSAHELFHVHTDGGGSVPLAECPIYKTIIDKNRYSGDEVFIKKNGERFIARVKSTPFIEKGRVSGSVATFSDMTEDIKLREELEEFNTRLSQKVEQEVAERMKLTEEHKLQKELLVQQSKMAAMGEMVGAITHQLKQPLNVLGLRVQLLEDEAEMDGIDMDEISSYTKETMETIEFMDSTMNDFRNFFKPDKAKVKFSIRDSVEDVVRLMQSTLDKYNINCGIDGDSSLKVCSLCNEFKQVILNLVTNAKDAAYEKNKRGRISIRIYKEGDGAVVQLRDDAGGIPSDLLPDKLFAPYITTKGDKGTGIGLYMSKTIIEENMGGSLSVHNDSDGAVFTIKLPLC; this comes from the coding sequence TTGAAGAATAACAGCAAGATACAGGAGCTTCTTTCGGAAAGACAGTCCGGAGCAGTAATGGTTAAGTCTGGCTCGAAGAGCTATATAGTGACACTGACTTCTGTTAATGATGTTGAGGGTAAGAACGCCGGTTACCTTGTGGGCTATGAAACATCAGAAATCCTTGCTTCCATGAACCAGAGCTATAGCGTAAGCCTTTGGGTGGGTATTGTAAGCTGTGTAATCGCATCGATGCTCATCTTTGAATATTTACGAAACAGGGAGGAGAAGAATAGGGAGAGAAAGAGAATTGAAGATATATACGAGACCATGGACGATGCTCTCTACCTCATGAATAAAGAGGGCAGAATAGTATACGCCAACAAGAGTATGGAGCAGATGCTCGGTTTTTCCAAGGATGAGCTTCTTGGTTCTTCAGCTCATGAACTATTCCACGTCCATACCGATGGGGGAGGTAGCGTACCTCTTGCAGAATGTCCGATATATAAGACAATTATCGATAAAAACCGCTACAGCGGTGATGAAGTTTTTATCAAAAAGAATGGTGAACGGTTTATTGCAAGAGTCAAAAGCACGCCTTTTATCGAGAAAGGTCGTGTGAGCGGATCGGTAGCCACATTCTCTGATATGACCGAAGATATAAAGCTTCGAGAGGAGCTGGAGGAGTTTAATACGAGGCTCTCTCAGAAAGTTGAGCAGGAAGTTGCCGAACGGATGAAGCTCACCGAGGAGCATAAACTTCAGAAGGAGCTTCTTGTGCAGCAGTCGAAAATGGCGGCCATGGGTGAGATGGTCGGGGCGATCACCCATCAGCTTAAACAGCCGCTTAATGTCCTTGGGCTTCGTGTTCAGCTTCTTGAGGATGAGGCGGAGATGGACGGTATTGATATGGATGAAATATCATCCTATACAAAGGAGACGATGGAAACCATTGAGTTTATGGACTCCACCATGAATGATTTCAGAAACTTCTTCAAGCCGGATAAGGCCAAGGTTAAGTTTTCTATACGTGACAGCGTTGAGGACGTTGTTCGTTTGATGCAGTCTACGCTCGACAAGTATAACATAAACTGCGGAATCGATGGGGATAGTTCTTTGAAAGTCTGCAGTCTGTGCAACGAGTTTAAGCAGGTTATTCTAAACCTGGTTACCAATGCTAAGGATGCTGCCTATGAAAAGAATAAACGAGGGCGCATCAGTATACGAATATATAAGGAAGGTGATGGTGCAGTTGTACAGTTAAGGGATGATGCTGGTGGAATCCCCTCTGATCTGCTTCCAGATAAACTCTTTGCCCCCTATATCACTACGAAAGGGGATAAGGGTACCGGTATTGGTCTTTATATGTCCAAGACGATTATAGAGGAAAATATGGGCGGTAGCTTAAGTGTTCATAACGATTCAGATGGTGCTGTGTTTACAATAAAGCTTCCGCTCTGCTAA